Proteins co-encoded in one Malus domestica chromosome 09, GDT2T_hap1 genomic window:
- the LOC103443290 gene encoding transcription factor JUNGBRUNNEN 1-like yields the protein MDVTKAVRNSTEKVEDEEEVMLPGFRFHPTDEELVGFYLKRKVEKRAIRMELIKQIDIYKYDPWDLPTSSVGDNECYFFCRRGRKYRNSIRPNRVTDSGFWKATGIDKPIYSVKDPLKCIGLKKSLVYYRGSAGKGTKTDWMMNEFRLPPNGHGKNAKFLKAKVDVTQEEAEVWTLCRIFKRIPSYKKYTPDCKESTTRQNPTDSSSKTCSFESGSYCSELHFGLEDSVIQRIERSKPVRVDEQVDETNHWLGGEFDPIYDPTPFATTYSSFRNPSEGDFFTNGNWDELRPVVQLAVDPSSQVYDCRM from the exons atggacgtGACAAAGGCGGTGAGAAATTCAACAGAGAAGGTTGAGGATGAAGAGGAAGTGATGCTTCCAGGGTTTAGATTTCATCCAACAGATGAGGAGCTTGTTGGGTTTTATCTAAAGAGGAAGGTGGAGAAGAGAGCCATTCGTATGGAACTCATCAAACAGATTGATATCTACAAATATGATCCTTGGGATCTCCCAA CTAGCAGCGTGGGGGACAATGAGTGCTACTTCTTTtgcagaagaggaagaaaatatAGGAACAGCATAAGACCTAACAGAGTCACAGATTCTGGATTTTGGAAAGCCACTGGGATTGACAAGCCTATATATTCTGTTAAAGATCCCCTCAAGTGCATTGGCCTCAAGAAATCATTAGTCTACTACCGTGGGAGTGCTGGCAAAGGCACCAAAACtgattggatgatgaatgagttTCGCCTTCCTCCTAATGGCCATGGGAAAAATGCCAAGTTCCTAAAGGCCAAAGTCGACGTTACACAAGAAGAAGCT GAGGTCTGGACACTCTGCCGAATTTTCAAACGAATCCCATCTTATAAAAAGTACACACCAGACTGCAAAGAATCCACGACCAGACAAAACCCTACTGATTCAAGTTCTAAAACATGCAGCTTCGAATCTGGGAGCTACTGCAGTGAGCTACACTTTGGTCTCGAAGATTCGGTCATTCAACGCATTGAAAGATCAAAACCAGTTCGTGTGGATGAACAAGTTGACGAAACAAATCACTGGCTTGGAGGGGAGTTCGACCCTATATATGACCCGACTCCATTTGCAACAACTTATTCAAGCTTTAGGAACCCGAGCGAGGGCGATTTCTTTACTAATGGAAACTGGGATGAGCTGAGACCAGTGGTTCAGCTGGCTGTTGATCCGTCGTCCCAAGTTTATGACTGTAGAATGTAG